The segment GGCGTTGTCTGATAAGAACCATAGGGAAGCCCCCTCCTGGAATCTCTgctcctccctttcttctcaCACCTCTCATCATCTGCGGGCATGGCAGGGTCTGACTCAGACCGGGAAGGGTTGCTCTGGTCTGGGCTGCTGGAGATAACAGTGCCGGGGTCTGCTGGTCGGCTACAACTGGGTGTACCCTGGGGATTGGGGATAGAGATGGGGCTGGAGGGTGTGGAGGAAGCCAGTCTAAGGTTTTTCTGGTTGGTGATGCAGATGTGTCTATTCAGAGAATGATCAGGAGATCTCTCCATTCCTAAAGGTGTCGACCGCGCACTCTCGGCTGTGTTGTAGGCACTGGAGCTGTCCTTTTCCCGTATCCTGTCGCTGTCCGACCGCTCAGGGTATTCATGGATGTCGGCCAACCGGCCTTTTCGCTTGAGTCCGTCTTTTGGGCTTCGTCCTGGTGAGCAGGACTCGGGTTGTGCGGGGTCCAGCTGGTGGGCCTGGCGAAGCTGATGTGCCTGCATGATGCTCTGGCACTCAAGCTCAATGCTGCACAGTTCCTCATTCAGCATCCTCAACTCCTGCTCCACTCCGTTCCCTCCTCCAACACCATCTATAACATCTTCATCCACTTCTTGCTCAGTGACACTGCACTCTATACTGTGTCGAATGGAGTACACTCCACACTCGCCTCCATTACGGATTTGACACTTGAGCTCCAGAAGTTGCTGAAAGTGATTCTCTAAACCTAAactccctcctccacctttgCGAATGCTGATGACCCCTTCATGGCCTTGGCCTTTGGACAATGTCCTCGGACCCTGGGTGTCCTGTGGCACTGCAGTCCCCCGTCTTGAGTGTGGATGCTCTACCCGCCAGCGCTCTCTCAGGCATTGGGCTGGGCTCCTCCTGTGGAGTCTAGCCAACAGTGGTTGGTGATCTGGACTGTCTGTACTGTGACCAAACCCACTGTCTTTGTCTTGGTTGTTGGAGGAACACGTGGCTGTGTCTGTTGTCATCTCTTCTTCAGCGAGATGCTGTCGCATgaagagagataaaaaaaaaaaaacggccaATTTAATTCATGCAAGACTTTATGTTTATTGTGGATTATGATTGTGTTGCAAAGTGCACTCTGAACGCAGAATGATCAGCCAGATGATTCGGCACTGCAGTTAACGCTTGCCATTTTGCTTACTGTAACCACCATCTTTTCATCACCTGGTGCTTTGGTAGCCCAACCTtaaatcatatatattttttaagctGGCACTGTGATCCAGTTTTTGTCAAATTTGGTGTCCAGTTTTGATGCATTTCTCTCAGCTTACACTCTCACCTCATCTCCATCGTCAAAGCGAcgttccttcctcctctcctccaggatTTCcatcttcagctcctccacaaGCTCCTGTTGTTCGTCATCCAGCCatacctcctcctccagctgaaaTCACAACATCTTGTCAGAAACCTGTCTTTTGCCATGTTGTTGTGCAAGTGTGTATTGAAAGAAAATCACGCTGACAGCTCGAAGGAAAGCAAAAGGCACTTAGACAGCGATTTGACATGACAGGGGTTCAAGAAAGAGCCGGGAGcctgtggaggtgtgtgtgtgtgtgtgagtgtttaccTGGATTTCTGGTCTTGTTACCAGTAGTATGATGCTCCTTGCTTCTTCACTTGACAACAAGGCAacggctctctctctgtcttgcaCTTCACAGCCATTTATCTGTACATCAAAGACAAGTGTAAGAGGAATTAACTTGTAGAAAGTCCCAACCACACACCAAATAAAGGACCTGTAATTTCATAATCAGCATCATCATCCATTTAACTGGCATGCATGAATAGATAAGTGTAATACAACTACCCATTGTTCCTTGCAAGACACAGTTTGAGAAATCACACTCTGACactgctctctcctctttctacCCATTTTCTCCCATCATTAGTCTCTTTTCACACCTTCCTTTCTCAgatctctccatctgtcttccctctttcctcccaaAACATCCTCCAACTCCACCCGATCCCTATAAGGCTGCATGTCCGGTAAGGGGAGTCAATTGCAAGTGTGTAGCCCAACCTCACGAGAGCCTGCTCTCAGcacacatccagacacacaattAACTGTTCTGTGACAGGTGGCGTTCATCTTTTCTACACTAGAGTAATGGGTCTGTCAGAAGAAGATAATAGGGCCGGCAGTACAGCGGGCCCTGTTCCCCACAATTATTTACACTACCGGGATACAGAAACACTAGGATGAGAGAATGGAGGTAATCAGAGAGTGCTATGTTCAATAAATATGGAGGAGAGGTAATGTTGGCACACTGTTGTTCAGACTGGAAGCAAGTTTAAAGGACATGTAGGAAATGTCCATCAAATGTCCATATTTCAgcatttcaatatttttcttGGAAAATCAAATTACACACATATGCTTAGAGTTACACTACATTGATGTAGTAGGCAATGCTCGAATGACCCATATTCTTGGTAACTATTAGGAAACAGTTATCTTTACTGCATGACCACATTccacaattaattaatattcaaTTTGTCTTAGTTTGTG is part of the Cyclopterus lumpus isolate fCycLum1 chromosome 23, fCycLum1.pri, whole genome shotgun sequence genome and harbors:
- the pdzrn4 gene encoding PDZ domain-containing RING finger protein 4; translated protein: MGCNLCTLQKREEHYKLLYDIAQVNGRNFSKVDHEEAVVEAIRRDPIVVQVLRRAPARATAAVALHHGGAPQDVCLADVCTQTDITFEHIMALAKLRPATPPVPDICPFLLSDSCHSIHTMEHEFYECPEYLSNIPAEVERTEEYEYEEVELCRRNSLEKLGLTLCYRTDDEEDSGIYVSQVEPNSIAARDGRIKEGDRILQINGCEVQDRERAVALLSSEEARSIILLVTRPEIQLEEEVWLDDEQQELVEELKMEILEERRKERRFDDGDEHLAEEEMTTDTATCSSNNQDKDSGFGHSTDSPDHQPLLARLHRRSPAQCLRERWRVEHPHSRRGTAVPQDTQGPRTLSKGQGHEGVISIRKGGGGSLGLENHFQQLLELKCQIRNGGECGVYSIRHSIECSVTEQEVDEDVIDGVGGGNGVEQELRMLNEELCSIELECQSIMQAHQLRQAHQLDPAQPESCSPGRSPKDGLKRKGRLADIHEYPERSDSDRIREKDSSSAYNTAESARSTPLGMERSPDHSLNRHICITNQKNLRLASSTPSSPISIPNPQGTPSCSRPADPGTVISSSPDQSNPSRSESDPAMPADDERCEKKGRSRDSRRGLPYGSYQTTPYPGQGGSRQLQSYMQLLQQHSSLEYSQSQLSLLSVCRDPVHRTGRPGEPRLEWKVKVRADGTRYVARRPARDRILRERALRIREERSGGMTTDDDAMSEMKMGRYWSKEERKQHLARAREQRKRREFMQKSRLECLKEGPASGAEGRKEVNILELSHKKMMKKRNKKILDNWMTIQELMSHGARVPEGSKVHNAFLSVTTV